Below is a genomic region from Erigeron canadensis isolate Cc75 chromosome 7, C_canadensis_v1, whole genome shotgun sequence.
GCAAaagtacatttttgaaaaatagttAACGTCAGGCGACCCACAGCGTCAGTTGTAGCGTTGTGGAAGAATGCAAAGTGTTTTGGTAATGGTTGTACGACATCAAAGTGATATATATCGTTCACTATACGAAGAAACATTTCTTTCGGCATTCGAAAACGCCTTCTAAAATAATCGGCAGGGTAAATGGGTTGCGGGGCAAAGTAATGATTGTATAAACGTGTGGAGACTTCCACATGGTTTCTGGTTATTGTTCTCCTTGGTATTTTTGGTCTGATTGCCATTCTGGAGCTCTCTGCTTCTGCTTCTTCATCTTCGATTAAAGTAACGAAAGTGTTTAACATTTCGGCATCTATTGTATACTTATTCATGTATGAAACTGAATCTTCGTCGGAACTCGACATATTTAGTGAAAATGTATAGAGTGTGTGTtgttatgtataaaaatatatgagtGAAAAGAAGTGAATGAGATGAGAATGGTTGAATAGAAGTTGGTTTTTATAaaggagtttttttttataaatctagccgtttgatttaaaaaaaaagaaaagtagcCGTTAACGTTGGAATTGGTCCCACAAACACGCCCCTCTCCTCGTCAATGAGCATCCACCAATCAAAAGGAAACGAAGGAAGAAGCTATCGACGAAGTTGCTCCCTATGTTGTCCTCGTCGACGAGCGGTCGAAGACCTTGTCGACGTGAGCTTAGTGAGCAACCTTATGCCCTTTAATTTTTGGAAGATCTTaacttttttgaaaatgaattgGCGAAAATCAATTGAGGAGTGATACCTCTTATAAACATGTTGTTGtctcatttttttataaagtttttctACCCTTAGTCAAATTCTCATTTATAGAATTAGAATAAAAtttgtcttaaaaaaaataaataaaaagttagataatgaaaaaatgaaaaataataaaataataaaaaaaacgtttCTCACCAAACACACAACACAAAATCTTGTTCGGAGAAAACGATATCCCCACGGCCTACCTCATTTCAACACATACTCACTCCATCCTTGTTGCCTTTCTTCCTTCacaccaaaaatataaaaaaataaaaataaataaaaaatgatgaagGCATCTTTCAAAGCAAAATACGACGTTGAAAAATCCTCCGCCGCATCTGCCGTCTCCGTCGTCTTCAACGCCGGCGATGTCAAACTCCGTGCTTCCATGACTGATGCTACTGTGGTCAATGGTCCCAGCTTAAATGGTTTAGCTTTGGCCGTTGATAAACCTGGCTCCTTTTCCATCGACTATAATGTCCCCAAAAAGGTcttttacatacatataattattatatgtatcTATTTCTGTATATGCTTTAATTGTCTAATACTATATAAAGTTGACTATTAAACCCATTTAGAGAGCAAAAAATAGTATGtctttttaaagattaaatataTTTGGATTTTGCTAACCATAAAATAGAGAGCAAAGTATTgtatataacggatgataaatgataatcatttttagtgacggttatttttgtgtACTATATTTTACTAGTCCTTAGTAAATTAAtaagggcgcgtttagttgggttttccatttctagttttctagaaaatgaaaaggtttttcatttctaaaaaacccttgaaaattttgaaaacgcgttcaaaataaaagatggagttttcatttttccattttagaaaactagaaaacatgttcaaattcacttgttttctaattttaggtttataaaaggtttagaaaatagaaaagtgaaaacaaaaactgaaaaaaaaacagttttctaattttagtgcaaaagttggaaaagggaattttcattttctaggaaaacttttctaaaaaattacaatttgaatGCGTTTCCTGTTtcccatgttttcttggaaaatgaaaatggaaaacaagggagttttcttgaactaaacgcaccctaagTATGTACATGGTATTTTAGGGCAAAGGACATAGAAGTGGGTATTAACGGCGCGTTTAGTTGTGTatttctagtttttcatttctaattttttagaatATGGAAGTATTTTTCAAATCTAgaaaataaatgataattttaaaaatgcatttaaaactagaaaatgttatttttaattttcatattagaAAACAAGTTCTAATATACTTGGTTAAGTGGGATGTTGGGTGTAGGGTGGGGCGGGGAGGGGGCGAAGGCGTATGAGGAGAGTTAATATATGTGAGATTTTTAAACTTTaggaaatggaaaatgaaaagtggaaaacaagaATTTCTCaaacaaaagtgaaaaaacaGTGTTTTCTGTTATCTTGGAAAACTTTTTtggaaaactatgatttgatcgcgttttctgttttccatgttttcttggaaaacaaaaattgaaAACAGTTTTCCCCAACTAAACGCCCCCTAGTATCTACTATTAAAAAagtgtttatatatttgttggTTACATTTTTAGTTTGTCAATTTAGCTAGGCCTTGTATGTGCTATGTTTGTGAATGCAAAATTTTGTGTATATTAGTGTTGTCTCTGAGATTTTTGGAGACCTAGTGAAATATTGAGCCCAATGcggtactttttttttgtacatccTTAAAGACGACTATGCATGTTACTGTATTCTTGTATACTGTATTAAAATTTGATGCCAGTCACAAAAATTTGGAAAGTGTTGTAAAAGTCGTTGATTTATATCTGAATGGCCAGGCATGGATGCTAGTTGAACCTACTTGGCCTTAAAAGTCAAAAGTCGGCGTGGTCAAAACCTCGGTCAGACTCGGTCAAAGTAGAGATTTTATATAATAGTTCAGGTAGAATCACAAAAAGTTATTACCAAAAAGTTTCAACTAACACTggtatttttatacaaaaattcCATTTTGATTACTCCCTGAGTACTCTCCGCCTACGCTGATCACTTGCTACAAGGTCAGTGACTGCTTGAGTACCACCTTGCTACAAGGTCAGTGGATGCTTGAGTACCACCTAACGAGTTTTATAACCTTATTTTGCTTTACTTGGAAATAAGCAATATATGTGGAGGGCTGTACATTCACTCAAAAATATGTATGTTTGTGTCTATTTGCATGTGCTAGTTTTTGCCTTTGggtatttgtgttttgtaatttGTAGTATAATTTGATTCTGTAGAATGTATAGAAAATATGCAGACTTAAGATGCTAGTTTTATGAAAATATGTAGTCCGAATACATCATATACATTATGGGGAAGGCGAACATATGCCCATATATGAGGAATTGTACATGTTTACATCCTGTAATGTAAGATTAGTGTTGTTAAACTGCTTTTTTGTTGGGACTACAGGACTTCaagtttatgttcatgaacacGATTAAACTTTCAGACAAGCCATTAAACATAGTGTACAGTCACAGTAGGGGAGATCAGCGGACTATGCTTGATGGAACACTAGTGATTGATTCTGCCAACAAGGTATCGGCTAATCACGTGCTTGGTTCTGGGAATTGCAAGTTG
It encodes:
- the LOC122607185 gene encoding outer envelope pore protein 24B, chloroplastic, whose amino-acid sequence is MMKASFKAKYDVEKSSAASAVSVVFNAGDVKLRASMTDATVVNGPSLNGLALAVDKPGSFSIDYNVPKKDFKFMFMNTIKLSDKPLNIVYSHSRGDQRTMLDGTLVIDSANKVSANHVLGSGNCKLKYTYVHGGLTTFEPTYDLASDSWDFAVSRKVYADHVLRAAYKTSDQNLAVDWFTKSKVMGSYKVSALFNLEDGVKVPRITAESSWDFEI